In Ctenopharyngodon idella isolate HZGC_01 chromosome 20, HZGC01, whole genome shotgun sequence, the following proteins share a genomic window:
- the si:ch211-63o20.7 gene encoding serine/threonine-protein kinase pdik1l-B-like: protein MDDIYTLQQEVGRGSYGVVFKGRVTETGWWGERGDTVAIKRLPCCSPESIELYLQELWAMRITARNHPNVIALYNCLLQTGPRTLQPLRSGKLPLDLVESVLKGKVVDKDSKTQIRNPSRSKRRLMSTEEVPRRCLAFWLVMEYCEGGDLNQYILSRPPDAECNHAVVQQLSSAITFLHRHGIVHRDIKPDNVLVCLTKAGPVMKVADFGLSKMVDNPTDGVQNRLALSSTCGSDFYMAPEVWAGRSYTAQADIFSVGVLFWAVLERIIFLEDGTNQEQLGAYVMRGRWLTPLGEALCQNPDLQLTIPMRARRAPPLPPPPNHAMCELLLDMLDSDPDARPTADQLEKRVRHAIELH from the exons ATGGATGATATCTACACTTTGCAACAAGAAGTGGGACGGGGCAGCTATGGAGTGGTCTTCAAGGGACGCGTGACAGAGACTGGCTGGTGGGGCGAGAGGGGTGACACAGTGGCCATTAAACGTCTACCATGCTGTAGCCCGGAGAGTATCGAGCTGTACCTGCAGGAGCTCTGGGCTATGAGAATCACTGCACGCAACCATCCCAATGTCATCGCTCTATACAACTGCCTCTTACAGACTGGACCTAGAACACTGCAGCCCCTAAGATCAGGGAAGCTGCCATTGGATTTGGTGGAGAGTGTTCTCAAAGGGAAAGTGGTGGACAAAGACTCGAAAACCCAAATAAGGAATCCTTCCAGGTCAAAGAGGAGGCTGATGTCCACAGAGGAGGTTCCCAGGCGCTGCCTTGCCTTTTGGTTGGTGATGGAGTACTGCGAGGGAGGGGATTTAAACCAGTACATTCTGTCCAGGCCGCCGGATGCTGAGTGCAACCATGCGGTGGTTCAGCAGCTTAGCAGTGCCATTACGTTCCTGCACAGGCATGGAATAGTGCACCGTGATATAAAGCCAGATAATGTTCTTGTCTGTCTTACTAAAGCAGGACCGGTCATGAAG GTGGCAGACTTTGGCCTCAGTAAGATGGTGGACAATCCTACAGATGGTGTCCAGAATAGACTGGCTCTTTCCTCTACCTGCGGCTCAGACTTCTACATGGCTCCAGAAGTTTGGGCAGGCCGTAGTTACACAGCCCAGGCTGACATCTTCTCTGTGGGTGTGCTTTTCTGGGCTGTGCTGGAGAGAATCATTTTCCTAGAAGATGGCACCAATCAAGAACAACTGG GTGCATATGTAATGCGAGGCCGCTGGCTCACCCCATTAGGTGAAGCGCTGTGTCAGAATCCCGACCTGCAGTTGACCATCCCTATGAGGGCAAGACGTGCTCCGCCGCTGCCGCCGCCTCCAAACCACGCTATGTGCGAGCTACTGCTGGACATGCTTGATTCTGACCCTGACGCCCGGCCCACTGCAGACCAGCTGGAGAAGAGGGTCCGGCATGCCATAGAGCTGCACTGA
- the pnocb gene encoding prepronociceptin b, producing MKTPFWTLLLLCLCSSGHSDCQGDCLTCGLILPEHQAFNTLVCILECEAQASPALTWDLCSQAAGLNQLPLPLQEEETSKRSDDEAEPLATVSIENDNGVEYTEALERFRHAAQALRSQKPSEEEEEKLGISYDPDLDPGTEEDQDGVGKEKSGEAAVSVSKRFGGFMKGRHGFRKLVSSGRPLQKRYGGFIGIRKSARKWNNQKRVSQLLRQYLSLTGRSGRSGRSGHISNLSARIRRQNEV from the exons ATGAAGACCCCATTTTGGACCCTGCTGCTCTTATGCTTGTGCTCCTCGGGTCACAGCGACTGCCAAGGGGACTGTTTAACCTGTGGACTCATCCTACCTGAACATCAAGCTTTTAATACATTG GTGTGTATCCTGGAGTGTGAGGCACAGGCATCTCCTGCATTGACCTGGGATTTGTGTTCCCAAGCAGCGGGTCTGAACCAGCTTCCACTACCGTTACAGGAGGAGGAAACTTCAAAGCGCTCTGATGATGAAGCGGAGCCTCTGGCCACAGTGAGCATAGAGAATGACAATGGTGTCGAGTACACTGAGGCTTTGGAGCGGTTTCGACATGCCGCGCAAGCACTCCGCAGCCAAAAGCCttcagaggaggaggaggagaaactCGGAATTTCATATGACCCGGACCTTGACCCGGGGACAGAGGAGGACCAGGATGGTGTAGGAAAAGAGAAGAGCGGTGAGGCAGCCGTGAGCGTTTCCAAGCGATTTGGAGGTTTTATGAAAGGTCGTCACGGTTTCCGGAAATTGGTGAGCTCCGGAAGGCCTTTGCAGAAACGCTACGGTGGCTTCATAGGGATAAGGAAATCTGCCCGCAAGTGGAACAACCAGAAGCGCGTGAGTCAGCTACTGAGGCAGTACCTGAGCTTGACGGGCCGCTCGGGGCGTTCAGGGCGTTCAGGTCACATCAGTAACCTCTCCGCCAGAATCCGAAGACAGAATGAAGTTTAG
- the znf395b gene encoding zinc finger protein 395b isoform X1: protein MRKSSIKLFVRRAKADCWAESMAAVRSRAGLDTIQMSTEGQEGMSYMQCCGQEGVSVQKKLNAGPGIEWSANVSAQQTNLSFSRSSGVDLPYRSPESVEMDEIMAAMVLTSLSCSPVVQSPPQRDLLPADMECCGGELSDSGSSGYWSWDHGSVSPAPSPSVTEMDRSSGQLTDEGLHMELDQAACEEPEARRCKSLSRGAYRCLWPGCGKVLTSRVGMKRHIRILHLGGGSEQSHREEDFYYTEVSSEDEETAPPSPAPSFSSGAWTSCSSTQSQSTPGNQDVPFQSSPLSQSAPSSVWQIHTEHLYQACAPIQVTVSPGSPTFCSWTPPGDVQQKPQIPTSRSRSVSVGEQWLQRNSTPTRSQTMSASPSRGHCSFRKGRGEAKKCRKVYGVERRDQWCTACRWKKACQRFPD from the exons ATGCGAAAATCTTCCATAAag CTTTTTGTGCGGAGAGCCAAAGCCGACTGTTGGGCTGAGAGCATGGCAGCAGTGAGATCCAGAGCAGGACTGGACACAATACAGATGAGCACAGAAGGGCAGGAGGGAATG AGCTACATGCAGTGTTGTGGGCAGGAAGGGGTGAGCGTGCAGAAGAAGCTGAATGCAGGACCTGGGATAGAGTGGTCTGCTAATGTCagcgcacagcaaacaaacctGTCATTCTCACGGTCTTCCGGTGTGGACTTACCTTACAG AAGTCCTGAGTCGGTGGAGATGGATGAGATCATGGCTGCAATGGTGCTCACCAGTCTGTCCTGCAGTCCAGTGGTCCAAAGCCCCCCGCAGAGGGACCTCCTACCAG CTGACATGGAGTGTTGCGGAGGTGAGCTGTCTGACAGTGGCAGCAGCGGTTACTGGAGTTGGGACCATGGCAGTGTAAGCCCAGCCCCTTCTCCATCGGTCACTGAGATGGACAGGAGCTCAGGCCAACTGACAGATGAAGGACTGCACATGGAGCTGGACCAAGCCGCATGTGAGGAGCCGGAGGCCAGGAGGTGCAAG AGCTTGAGCAGGGGAGCATACAGGTGTCTGTGGCCTGGCTGCGGGAAAGTGCTGACTTCACGGGTTGGAATGAAACGGCACATTCGCATTCTTCACCTGGG TGGGGGTTCAGAGCAGTCGCATAGGGAGGAAGACTTCTACTACACAGAGGTCTCCTCTGAAGATGAGGAAACTGCACCTCCATCTCCTGCTCCTTCCTTCTCAAGTGGGGCCTGGACATCCTGCAGCTCCACCCAAAGCCAATCCACCCCAGGAAACCAAGATGTTCCATTCCAGTCAAGCCCACTCAGCCAATCAGCTCCAAGCAGCGTGTGGCAGATCCACACTGAACATCTCTATCAG GCCTGCGCACCCATTCAGGTGACAGTTTCTCCAGGCTCTCCCACCTTTTGTAGCTGGACCCCGCCCGGTGATGTCCAGCAGAAACCTCAG ATTCCAACATCTCGCAGCCGGTCAGTGAGTGTTGGAGAGCAGTGGCTACAGCGGAACAGCACCCCCACCAGATCACAGACCATGAGTGCATCTCCCTCCAGAGGGCACTGTTCATTCAG GAAGGGCCGCGGCGAGGCCAAAAAGTGCCGGAAAGTGTACGGCGTGGAGCGCAGGGACCAATGGTGCACTGCCTGCCGCTGGAAGAAAGCCTGTCAGCGGTTCCCAGACTAA
- the znf395b gene encoding zinc finger protein 395b isoform X2, producing MAAVRSRAGLDTIQMSTEGQEGMSYMQCCGQEGVSVQKKLNAGPGIEWSANVSAQQTNLSFSRSSGVDLPYRSPESVEMDEIMAAMVLTSLSCSPVVQSPPQRDLLPADMECCGGELSDSGSSGYWSWDHGSVSPAPSPSVTEMDRSSGQLTDEGLHMELDQAACEEPEARRCKSLSRGAYRCLWPGCGKVLTSRVGMKRHIRILHLGGGSEQSHREEDFYYTEVSSEDEETAPPSPAPSFSSGAWTSCSSTQSQSTPGNQDVPFQSSPLSQSAPSSVWQIHTEHLYQACAPIQVTVSPGSPTFCSWTPPGDVQQKPQIPTSRSRSVSVGEQWLQRNSTPTRSQTMSASPSRGHCSFRKGRGEAKKCRKVYGVERRDQWCTACRWKKACQRFPD from the exons ATGGCAGCAGTGAGATCCAGAGCAGGACTGGACACAATACAGATGAGCACAGAAGGGCAGGAGGGAATG AGCTACATGCAGTGTTGTGGGCAGGAAGGGGTGAGCGTGCAGAAGAAGCTGAATGCAGGACCTGGGATAGAGTGGTCTGCTAATGTCagcgcacagcaaacaaacctGTCATTCTCACGGTCTTCCGGTGTGGACTTACCTTACAG AAGTCCTGAGTCGGTGGAGATGGATGAGATCATGGCTGCAATGGTGCTCACCAGTCTGTCCTGCAGTCCAGTGGTCCAAAGCCCCCCGCAGAGGGACCTCCTACCAG CTGACATGGAGTGTTGCGGAGGTGAGCTGTCTGACAGTGGCAGCAGCGGTTACTGGAGTTGGGACCATGGCAGTGTAAGCCCAGCCCCTTCTCCATCGGTCACTGAGATGGACAGGAGCTCAGGCCAACTGACAGATGAAGGACTGCACATGGAGCTGGACCAAGCCGCATGTGAGGAGCCGGAGGCCAGGAGGTGCAAG AGCTTGAGCAGGGGAGCATACAGGTGTCTGTGGCCTGGCTGCGGGAAAGTGCTGACTTCACGGGTTGGAATGAAACGGCACATTCGCATTCTTCACCTGGG TGGGGGTTCAGAGCAGTCGCATAGGGAGGAAGACTTCTACTACACAGAGGTCTCCTCTGAAGATGAGGAAACTGCACCTCCATCTCCTGCTCCTTCCTTCTCAAGTGGGGCCTGGACATCCTGCAGCTCCACCCAAAGCCAATCCACCCCAGGAAACCAAGATGTTCCATTCCAGTCAAGCCCACTCAGCCAATCAGCTCCAAGCAGCGTGTGGCAGATCCACACTGAACATCTCTATCAG GCCTGCGCACCCATTCAGGTGACAGTTTCTCCAGGCTCTCCCACCTTTTGTAGCTGGACCCCGCCCGGTGATGTCCAGCAGAAACCTCAG ATTCCAACATCTCGCAGCCGGTCAGTGAGTGTTGGAGAGCAGTGGCTACAGCGGAACAGCACCCCCACCAGATCACAGACCATGAGTGCATCTCCCTCCAGAGGGCACTGTTCATTCAG GAAGGGCCGCGGCGAGGCCAAAAAGTGCCGGAAAGTGTACGGCGTGGAGCGCAGGGACCAATGGTGCACTGCCTGCCGCTGGAAGAAAGCCTGTCAGCGGTTCCCAGACTAA